One window of the Thermodesulfomicrobium sp. WS genome contains the following:
- a CDS encoding glycosyltransferase family 1 protein, with protein sequence MIIGLDAKRFFTNATGLGTYARTTIQALARYQKGLRLVLFTPTATGPFAPQVPAQVEVVAPRLPRSLAPLWRSFALPRDVARAGVHIYHGLSHELPLVPLPRGVRSVVTVHDLLFLSHPHRYPAVDRLLYRLKYQASIAKAHCILAISQATRQELMERLAVPAERIRVAYQACPEVYFGPPPVAPPAVRQRLGLARDFVLFVGSLIPRKGAATLVEAVGRLPRPQRPALVLAGAGPLESSLRQQAQRLGVSATFLGHVAAELLPGLYGAAQLLAYPSEAEGFGLPIVEALACGTPVLTSTGSCFAEAGGPGAIYTPPADAERLAQAMARVLEDSALAENLRQAGRAHVVANFHPQAVAARLAAIYREILEAPCTR encoded by the coding sequence GTGATCATCGGATTGGACGCCAAGCGCTTCTTCACCAATGCCACGGGCCTGGGCACCTACGCCCGCACCACCATCCAGGCCCTGGCCCGCTACCAGAAAGGTCTGCGCCTGGTGCTCTTCACCCCCACGGCCACCGGTCCCTTTGCCCCACAGGTGCCGGCGCAAGTCGAGGTGGTCGCCCCGCGCCTTCCCCGAAGCCTCGCCCCGCTGTGGCGAAGCTTCGCCCTGCCCAGGGACGTGGCCCGCGCCGGGGTCCACATCTACCACGGTCTCTCCCACGAACTGCCGCTTGTCCCGCTTCCCCGCGGCGTGCGCTCCGTGGTCACGGTACATGATCTGCTCTTTCTTTCCCACCCGCACCGCTACCCGGCAGTGGACCGGCTCCTCTACCGCCTGAAATACCAGGCGAGCATCGCCAAGGCCCATTGCATCCTGGCCATCAGCCAGGCCACCCGGCAGGAGCTCATGGAGCGCCTGGCCGTCCCTGCCGAGCGCATCCGCGTGGCCTACCAGGCCTGCCCGGAGGTCTACTTCGGCCCGCCCCCGGTGGCGCCGCCCGCGGTGCGCCAGCGCCTTGGCCTTGCCCGCGATTTCGTCCTCTTCGTGGGAAGCCTCATCCCCCGCAAGGGTGCGGCGACGCTGGTGGAGGCCGTAGGAAGGCTTCCGCGCCCCCAGCGCCCGGCCCTGGTCCTGGCGGGCGCCGGGCCGCTGGAGTCCTCCTTGCGCCAGCAGGCGCAGCGCCTTGGGGTATCGGCGACGTTCCTCGGCCATGTGGCGGCAGAGCTTTTGCCCGGGCTCTACGGGGCGGCACAACTCCTCGCCTATCCCTCCGAGGCCGAAGGCTTCGGCCTTCCCATCGTCGAGGCCTTGGCCTGCGGCACCCCGGTGCTCACCTCCACAGGCTCCTGCTTTGCCGAAGCCGGCGGCCCTGGGGCCATCTACACCCCGCCGGCAGACGCCGAACGCCTGGCGCAGGCCATGGCCCGCGTCCTCGAAGACAGCGCCCTGGCCGAAAACTTGCGTCAGGCCGGCCGCGCCCATGTGGTCGCCAACTTTCACCCCCAGGCCGTGGCCGCCCGCCTTGCCGCCATCTACCGGGAGATCCTGGAGGCGCCATGCACGCGGTGA
- a CDS encoding HAD-IIIA family hydrolase, with translation MPLAAIDTVLLDRDGTLIEECHYLCDPDAVRLIPAVTAPMARLCQLGVRFFLVSNQSGIGRGIFREADLARVQARLTELLAAQGITLAGAAFCPHAPEEDCRCRKPAPGQWEALDQEHGLDPGSTLVVGDKISDVAFGRSQGCMTALVRTGHGEAHAKRLGLPPLAGDLMALPAHPQWPDLQASSLAAVLKALLAAREER, from the coding sequence ATGCCGCTTGCCGCCATCGATACCGTACTGCTCGACCGGGACGGCACCCTCATCGAGGAGTGCCACTACCTCTGCGACCCGGATGCCGTGCGCCTCATCCCCGCAGTAACCGCCCCCATGGCCCGTCTGTGCCAGCTGGGGGTGCGGTTTTTCCTCGTCTCCAACCAAAGCGGTATCGGCCGGGGGATCTTCCGCGAGGCGGACCTCGCCCGCGTGCAGGCCCGCCTCACGGAGCTGTTGGCTGCCCAAGGCATTACCCTTGCCGGCGCCGCCTTTTGTCCGCACGCCCCAGAAGAGGACTGCCGTTGCCGCAAGCCGGCCCCAGGGCAATGGGAGGCCTTGGACCAGGAGCACGGGCTTGATCCCGGCTCCACCTTGGTGGTGGGGGACAAGATCTCGGACGTGGCCTTCGGCCGAAGCCAAGGCTGCATGACCGCCTTGGTGCGCACCGGCCACGGCGAGGCGCACGCCAAGCGCCTGGGGCTTCCGCCCCTTGCGGGCGACCTCATGGCGCTTCCCGCGCACCCCCAATGGCCTGATCTGCAGGCCTCGAGCCTGGCCGCAGTGCTCAAAGCCCTGCTGGCTGCCCGGGAGGAGCGGTGA
- a CDS encoding TonB family protein: MPYLPLTDDMFDAWEMDLDGAALADAPAAPSGPVEPHAPAPCRIPALACLAAALLMHLAAVAAVDCRKPPQPSSPPPVLVLSWGLGPGASPASPGKGSSPGAPMAQGPAPAAPHPQRPPVAPRTASAPQESSPSAPLPLPKPVAAPSPARPKATATTPRPAPQRSAPKPTSAVFPLPTEDTASTAPKSPEAAPPSPAADAGFGEGAAATGSPEGAGAPWGTGPGGGGMTGPGGGGGGDGGAWDAERIDTPPRLIRRRDPVYPLLARRQGIQGMVTARVLVGTTGAVQAVVIESATPPEIFEEAVTEALSRWQFSPGRHHGQTVAAWVRVPIRFQLR; this comes from the coding sequence ATGCCGTATCTCCCCCTCACAGACGACATGTTTGATGCGTGGGAAATGGATCTGGATGGTGCGGCACTGGCAGACGCGCCCGCGGCCCCAAGCGGCCCGGTGGAACCCCACGCCCCCGCACCGTGCCGCATCCCGGCGCTGGCATGCCTCGCGGCCGCGCTCCTCATGCACCTGGCTGCGGTAGCGGCCGTGGACTGCCGCAAGCCGCCCCAGCCATCTTCCCCGCCCCCAGTCCTGGTGCTTTCCTGGGGTCTTGGCCCGGGGGCATCGCCTGCCTCCCCCGGCAAGGGTTCTTCCCCAGGGGCCCCGATGGCCCAAGGACCTGCGCCGGCAGCGCCGCACCCCCAAAGGCCGCCTGTGGCACCCCGCACCGCTTCCGCTCCCCAGGAAAGCAGCCCTTCAGCGCCGCTGCCGCTCCCCAAACCCGTTGCCGCCCCATCCCCAGCGCGCCCCAAAGCCACGGCCACCACGCCCCGCCCAGCCCCCCAGCGCTCCGCCCCCAAGCCCACGTCCGCCGTTTTTCCCCTACCGACTGAAGACACTGCATCCACCGCCCCAAAATCCCCCGAAGCCGCGCCCCCAAGCCCTGCCGCGGACGCCGGATTCGGGGAAGGAGCCGCGGCCACAGGATCGCCAGAGGGGGCAGGGGCACCATGGGGTACTGGCCCTGGCGGCGGGGGGATGACGGGGCCTGGCGGCGGGGGTGGCGGTGATGGCGGCGCCTGGGACGCCGAGCGCATAGATACCCCGCCGCGCCTTATCCGCCGCCGGGACCCGGTCTATCCCCTCCTGGCCCGGCGCCAAGGCATCCAGGGCATGGTCACGGCCCGGGTGCTCGTAGGGACCACCGGCGCGGTGCAGGCGGTGGTCATCGAATCCGCCACCCCGCCCGAAATCTTCGAGGAGGCGGTGACGGAGGCGCTTTCGCGCTGGCAGTTTTCTCCGGGCAGGCACCACGGCCAAACCGTGGCCGCCTGGGTGCGCGTCCCCATCCGTTTCCAGCTCCGCTAG